A single region of the uncultured Fibrobacter sp. genome encodes:
- a CDS encoding ABC transporter ATP-binding protein, translating to MACGVLLKCENLCVGYGDSRPKRGAERPLSLFEPFSFELHAGEVVALMGVNGCGKSTLLKTFAGLVPQVSGNVYLDGVPLQAWNARERARRVGLVRMSGTAPDRMTVREFVGLGRSPYSGFLDGRTAEDEKIVDDAMQATDVACFAERPFTELSDGERSRVFLAEAVAQQVNVLLLDEPNAFLDIPRSHALFRLLKKFVGMREMGIIVSTHSIEYAEKYCDRIAVIDGGCFRVAPASEARTLGLLDWARDE from the coding sequence GCGGTGTGCTGTTGAAGTGCGAGAACCTTTGCGTAGGGTATGGTGACAGTCGGCCCAAACGGGGTGCCGAGCGTCCGCTGTCCCTTTTCGAACCGTTCTCGTTTGAACTGCATGCTGGCGAAGTCGTCGCTTTGATGGGTGTGAACGGCTGCGGGAAAAGTACGCTCCTCAAGACGTTTGCCGGCCTTGTTCCTCAGGTTTCGGGGAATGTGTACTTGGATGGGGTGCCTTTGCAGGCTTGGAACGCCCGCGAGCGGGCCCGTCGTGTCGGACTTGTCCGTATGTCGGGCACGGCACCGGACCGCATGACGGTCCGGGAATTCGTGGGGCTTGGCCGTTCGCCGTATTCCGGTTTTCTGGATGGCCGGACCGCTGAAGATGAAAAAATCGTGGACGACGCAATGCAGGCAACGGATGTGGCCTGCTTTGCGGAACGCCCTTTTACGGAACTGAGTGACGGCGAGCGTAGCCGCGTGTTCTTGGCCGAGGCGGTTGCCCAGCAGGTGAACGTGCTCTTGCTCGACGAGCCGAACGCATTCCTCGATATTCCGAGGAGCCATGCGCTGTTCCGTCTGTTGAAAAAATTTGTCGGAATGCGCGAAATGGGAATTATCGTTTCGACCCATTCTATCGAGTATGCCGAAAAGTATTGCGACCGCATCGCCGTCATTGATGGTGGATGTTTCCGTGTGGCTCCTGCTTCCGAAGCACGGACGCTTGGGCTTTTAGACTGGGCGAGGGACGAATGA
- a CDS encoding TraB/GumN family protein: MKARYVMIHLALRVMCVLFSGWLLLSCAGNAPRETSAPQSASAPQHFFWKVSDSNSSVWLLGSIHFADSSFYPLDSVIETAFANAEELAVEIDVSDDSVSSEIASESMQRGMMPAGKRLQDILPPEMWNSIDSICSAWGFPSMTLQVMRPWFAAMTLSAFAIQRAGIDPTLGVDAVLLDRAAHDGKAIVGLETASEQIGALADTTDSDSAGIFYLKSTLREVSELDSMVARIVRAWKTGDDALLRETMEGEKKYDEGTREKEFSDKLDEKVYKSRNVKIAERIAEFLSEDRNVFVVVGAAHLVLDEDNVVDLLRRRGLKVQRY; the protein is encoded by the coding sequence ATGAAGGCTAGATATGTGATGATTCACTTGGCTTTGCGGGTGATGTGCGTGCTTTTTTCGGGATGGCTGTTGCTCTCTTGCGCCGGAAATGCCCCACGCGAAACGTCTGCGCCTCAAAGCGCTTCTGCTCCGCAGCATTTTTTCTGGAAAGTGTCGGATTCGAATTCTTCGGTGTGGCTCCTAGGGAGTATCCACTTTGCCGATTCCTCGTTCTACCCGCTTGATTCCGTTATCGAGACCGCCTTTGCGAACGCCGAGGAATTGGCCGTCGAAATCGACGTGAGCGATGATTCTGTGAGTAGCGAAATTGCTTCGGAGAGTATGCAGCGTGGGATGATGCCTGCGGGAAAGCGCTTACAAGATATTCTGCCCCCGGAAATGTGGAATTCGATTGACAGCATTTGTTCTGCTTGGGGATTCCCGTCGATGACTTTGCAGGTGATGCGCCCGTGGTTTGCCGCGATGACGCTGAGTGCTTTTGCTATTCAGCGGGCGGGGATTGATCCCACTTTGGGCGTGGACGCTGTATTGCTTGACCGTGCGGCGCATGATGGTAAAGCCATCGTGGGGCTTGAAACGGCGAGCGAACAGATTGGTGCCTTGGCCGACACGACGGATTCCGATTCGGCGGGCATTTTCTATCTCAAGTCTACGTTGCGCGAGGTGTCAGAACTTGATTCGATGGTGGCACGAATTGTGCGTGCCTGGAAAACGGGCGATGACGCGCTGTTGCGTGAGACGATGGAAGGCGAGAAAAAGTACGACGAAGGAACTCGTGAGAAGGAATTCAGTGACAAGCTAGATGAAAAGGTCTACAAGTCCCGCAACGTGAAAATTGCAGAACGCATTGCAGAATTCCTCTCCGAAGACAGGAACGTGTTTGTCGTAGTCGGGGCTGCGCACTTGGTACTTGACGAAGATAATGTCGTAGATTTGTTGCGCCGTCGTGGGCTTAAAGTACAACGTTACTAA
- a CDS encoding sigma-54 dependent transcriptional regulator, whose product MLPIDFFTKENATSSFIQDVLSSVDYPVNIFPIAQAANTDNRASLVIWDLDAFANESESALSKLRSRNPDTMILAYAENPDQFRDIPNNLYDILLSVEALRLHLMSKIARLKEIYTAKRTFRERMSHLVGKSEAMQNLRKTVERAILHTGSVLIQGESGVGKDLIARAIACVYDKFVTVNCSAIPEALFESELFGHTRGAFTGAQNERIGLFEEANGGAIFLDEIGDMPLHAQVKLLRVIQNHEIRPIGANKTRHINVRIIAATNRDLREEIREKRFREDLFYRLNVIPMQLSPLRERKEDIEDLANYFIRQYAPEGEPYTLSPEALQKLQSHDWPGNIRELENVIQRTLCFTAPGILNADDLQIDTGMGPAANMPGTTNGGIAMSADTYNEFRKKQMDEEKEFLKAKILECNGSISLAADKLGMVRTALYNRLARLGLNVKDIR is encoded by the coding sequence ATGTTACCCATCGACTTTTTCACGAAAGAAAATGCGACGTCCTCGTTTATCCAGGACGTCCTTTCTTCCGTGGATTATCCGGTGAACATCTTCCCCATAGCACAGGCCGCCAATACCGACAACCGCGCCTCGCTTGTCATCTGGGACTTGGACGCCTTCGCCAACGAGAGCGAAAGCGCACTTTCCAAGCTGCGCAGCCGCAACCCCGATACGATGATTCTTGCCTACGCCGAGAATCCGGACCAGTTCAGGGACATTCCCAACAACCTCTACGACATTCTCCTTTCTGTCGAGGCGCTACGGCTCCACCTGATGAGCAAAATTGCGCGCCTCAAGGAAATCTACACCGCGAAGCGTACCTTCCGCGAAAGGATGTCGCACCTTGTCGGTAAAAGCGAGGCCATGCAGAACCTCCGCAAGACCGTCGAAAGGGCGATTTTGCACACAGGTTCCGTCCTCATCCAAGGCGAATCGGGCGTCGGCAAAGACCTTATCGCGCGCGCCATCGCCTGCGTGTACGACAAGTTTGTCACAGTGAACTGCAGCGCCATCCCCGAAGCCCTTTTCGAAAGCGAACTGTTCGGGCACACGCGCGGGGCTTTCACCGGAGCGCAAAACGAACGCATCGGCCTTTTCGAAGAAGCGAACGGCGGAGCCATATTCCTCGACGAAATCGGGGACATGCCGCTCCACGCCCAGGTCAAACTGCTTCGCGTCATCCAAAACCACGAGATCAGGCCCATCGGCGCAAACAAGACGCGCCATATCAATGTCCGCATCATTGCGGCCACCAACCGCGACCTCCGTGAAGAAATCCGCGAAAAGCGCTTCCGCGAAGACCTTTTCTACCGCCTGAACGTCATCCCGATGCAACTTTCACCCCTCCGCGAGCGCAAAGAAGACATCGAGGACTTAGCCAATTACTTTATCCGCCAGTACGCACCCGAAGGCGAACCCTACACCCTCTCGCCCGAAGCCCTGCAAAAGCTGCAATCCCACGACTGGCCCGGCAACATCCGCGAACTGGAAAACGTCATCCAGCGCACCCTGTGCTTTACCGCCCCCGGCATTTTGAACGCCGACGATTTACAAATCGATACAGGCATGGGTCCAGCGGCAAATATGCCCGGCACAACCAATGGCGGAATCGCCATGTCGGCCGATACCTACAACGAGTTCCGCAAAAAGCAGATGGACGAGGAAAAGGAATTCCTCAAGGCAAAAATTCTCGAATGTAACGGTTCCATCAGCCTCGCCGCCGACAAACTCGGCATGGTCCGCACGGCACTATACAACAGGTTAGCCCGACTCGGCCTGAATGTCAAGGATATCCGTTAG
- the proC gene encoding pyrroline-5-carboxylate reductase — protein sequence MSEKIFFAGTGNMGGAILRGLLNAGTNPKDILFFDPSDKAAEAVVALGCIRVGSFAEGAESADVTFLCVKPQIFKVVSAEWKAAATALKSEKTFISIMAGVARKNLLEVLGEKNQVLRVMPNLPLTVGRGTVALATDGVNEKTLSTAEKIFGTVGVTCRVSESLMDAVTGLSGSAPAYVFEFIEGLTRGGVKAGLTRDVALKLALGTIEGSVELVKQSGKSPSDLCAMVCSPAGTTIAGVNALEEGAFRSTLIKAVVAGTERSKELGK from the coding sequence ATGAGTGAAAAAATTTTCTTCGCAGGCACCGGCAACATGGGAGGAGCAATTCTTCGTGGCCTCCTGAATGCCGGCACCAATCCCAAAGACATCCTCTTCTTTGACCCGAGCGACAAGGCGGCCGAAGCCGTCGTCGCACTCGGCTGCATCCGCGTCGGCAGTTTCGCCGAAGGCGCCGAATCTGCCGATGTCACGTTCCTGTGCGTGAAGCCGCAGATTTTCAAGGTAGTCTCCGCCGAATGGAAAGCTGCCGCAACTGCGCTCAAGTCCGAAAAGACATTCATCAGCATCATGGCGGGCGTCGCTCGCAAGAACCTGCTCGAAGTCCTGGGCGAAAAGAACCAGGTGCTCCGCGTGATGCCGAACCTCCCGCTCACCGTGGGTAGGGGCACAGTGGCTCTCGCCACTGACGGCGTCAACGAAAAGACTCTTTCCACCGCCGAGAAGATTTTCGGCACCGTGGGCGTCACTTGCCGCGTTTCTGAATCCCTGATGGACGCCGTCACCGGACTTTCCGGTAGTGCCCCTGCGTATGTGTTCGAGTTCATCGAAGGTCTCACCCGCGGTGGTGTCAAGGCCGGCCTCACCCGCGATGTCGCGCTCAAGCTCGCCCTCGGCACTATCGAAGGCAGCGTCGAGCTCGTCAAGCAGTCCGGCAAGAGCCCAAGCGACTTGTGCGCCATGGTCTGCTCCCCCGCCGGGACGACGATTGCAGGCGTGAACGCCCTCGAAGAAGGTGCATTCCGCAGCACGCTCATCAAGGCCGTCGTCGCCGGGACCGAACGTTCCAAAGAGCTGGGCAAGTAA
- the rho gene encoding transcription termination factor Rho: MRGLPMFELQRQAMELNIPDFKKMRKQALIYRILSATNGEDTPIYAEGVLEIMPEGYGFLRNPDHNYQAGPDDIYISQNWIRRFDLKMGDTITGQVRQPRDQEKYFALMRIDTVNFDSPEKTKRRVAFEYLTPIHPNQKLNLEWKKDEFSTRVMNLFTPIGKGQRGIILAPPRTGKTVLLQNIANAITQNHPEVKLIVLLIDERPEEVTDMRRHVKGEVIASTFDEPPEHHTRVADIVIEKAKRLVENGNDVVILLDSITRFARANNVVIPHSGKILSGGVDANAMQRPKRFFGAARKIENGGSLTIMGTALIETGSRMDEVIFEEFKGTGNMELVLDRRLSEKRIWPAIDIFKSGTRKEELLLTEDELQRVWILRRYLQDMTSTEIMDFMISKMKLYEDNETFLNSMNK; the protein is encoded by the coding sequence CTGCGCGGGCTCCCGATGTTCGAACTCCAGCGCCAGGCGATGGAACTGAACATCCCCGACTTCAAGAAGATGCGCAAGCAGGCGCTGATTTACCGCATCCTCAGCGCCACCAACGGCGAAGACACTCCGATTTACGCCGAAGGCGTCCTCGAAATCATGCCCGAAGGCTACGGATTCCTCCGCAACCCCGACCACAACTACCAGGCCGGCCCGGACGACATCTACATCAGCCAGAACTGGATTCGCCGCTTTGACTTGAAGATGGGCGACACTATCACGGGACAGGTCCGCCAGCCGAGAGACCAGGAAAAGTATTTCGCCCTGATGCGCATCGACACGGTGAACTTCGATTCCCCCGAAAAGACAAAACGCCGCGTCGCATTCGAATACCTCACGCCAATCCACCCGAACCAGAAGCTCAATCTGGAATGGAAAAAAGACGAGTTCAGTACGCGCGTCATGAATTTGTTCACACCTATCGGCAAGGGCCAGCGCGGCATTATCCTCGCTCCCCCGCGTACCGGTAAGACGGTGCTCCTGCAGAACATCGCGAACGCCATCACGCAGAACCATCCCGAAGTCAAGCTTATCGTGCTCTTGATTGACGAACGTCCCGAAGAAGTGACGGACATGCGCCGCCACGTGAAGGGTGAAGTCATCGCCTCCACGTTCGACGAGCCGCCCGAGCACCATACCCGCGTCGCCGACATCGTCATCGAGAAGGCAAAGCGCCTCGTGGAAAACGGCAACGACGTGGTTATTTTGCTCGACTCCATCACGCGTTTTGCCCGTGCGAACAACGTTGTCATCCCTCACTCCGGCAAGATTCTTTCTGGCGGTGTGGACGCGAACGCCATGCAGCGCCCCAAGCGCTTCTTCGGTGCGGCACGTAAAATCGAGAACGGCGGTTCGCTCACCATCATGGGCACGGCACTTATCGAAACCGGCAGCCGCATGGACGAAGTGATCTTCGAAGAATTCAAGGGTACCGGTAACATGGAACTCGTGCTGGACCGCCGCCTTTCCGAAAAGCGCATCTGGCCCGCCATCGATATTTTCAAGTCAGGTACGCGTAAGGAAGAACTCCTGCTCACCGAAGACGAACTCCAGCGCGTTTGGATTCTCCGTCGCTACCTGCAAGACATGACCTCCACCGAAATCATGGACTTCATGATCAGCAAGATGAAACTCTACGAGGACAACGAAACGTTCCTCAACTCTATGAACAAGTAA
- the folK gene encoding 2-amino-4-hydroxy-6-hydroxymethyldihydropteridine diphosphokinase, translating to MDSLERVFVALGSNVPPRWVNLFSGRDMLRRISSGGWMESPVYETPPVGPAGQGPYFNQVVSFMYSGTPKRLLNYLKGAEILLGRKDRGHWNSREIDLDLLYYGKFVQAGRPCIPHPELDRRQFVLVPLNDIAPDWVDSLSGCTVNSLLQTLLAREEKIPFRKITEVEP from the coding sequence GTGGATTCTTTAGAAAGAGTTTTTGTCGCCCTGGGCAGCAATGTGCCACCTCGATGGGTGAACCTTTTTTCCGGCAGGGACATGCTCCGTCGTATCTCTTCGGGCGGCTGGATGGAAAGCCCTGTGTACGAGACTCCTCCGGTAGGGCCGGCGGGTCAGGGTCCTTATTTCAACCAGGTCGTGAGCTTCATGTATTCCGGGACTCCCAAGCGCTTGCTTAATTACCTCAAGGGCGCAGAAATTTTATTGGGACGCAAGGACCGTGGGCATTGGAATTCTCGCGAAATCGACTTGGACTTGTTGTATTATGGAAAGTTTGTCCAGGCGGGGCGCCCCTGCATCCCGCATCCAGAATTAGACAGAAGGCAGTTTGTCTTGGTTCCCTTGAACGACATCGCTCCGGACTGGGTAGATTCGTTGAGCGGATGTACCGTGAACTCCCTGCTGCAGACTCTCCTCGCACGGGAAGAGAAAATCCCGTTCCGCAAGATAACAGAGGTGGAACCCTAA
- a CDS encoding deoxynucleoside kinase yields the protein MIKESGIHFIAIEGVIGVGKTTLAQIIAQRWNAMCIEENYDKNPFLEKFYENPEAYAFQTQLFFLLDRHKQLQNSALQSDLFHDLLVSDYTYDKDQIFASQNLSDSEYAMYETIARSLDKDIPKPDLVVYLQASVPILLERIRSRGRAMEKAIEGNYLKDLQERYDHHFWHYTSAPVLIINTDNIDFVHNENHLNLILDAISACPTQTTYFVPQGSL from the coding sequence ATGATAAAAGAAAGCGGAATCCATTTTATCGCCATCGAGGGCGTCATCGGGGTAGGGAAGACGACGCTTGCCCAGATTATCGCCCAACGTTGGAACGCAATGTGCATCGAGGAAAACTACGACAAGAATCCGTTCCTTGAAAAGTTTTACGAGAATCCCGAAGCGTACGCATTCCAGACACAACTTTTCTTTTTGCTGGACCGCCACAAACAGTTGCAGAACTCGGCTCTTCAGAGCGACCTTTTCCACGATTTGTTAGTCAGCGATTACACGTACGACAAAGACCAGATTTTTGCTTCGCAGAACCTGTCCGACAGCGAATACGCCATGTACGAAACTATCGCGCGCTCCTTGGATAAGGACATCCCCAAGCCGGACCTCGTGGTCTACCTGCAGGCGAGCGTGCCTATTTTGTTGGAACGCATCCGCAGCCGTGGCCGCGCAATGGAAAAAGCCATCGAAGGGAATTACCTCAAGGATTTGCAGGAACGCTACGACCACCATTTTTGGCACTACACCAGTGCACCAGTCTTAATCATCAACACGGACAACATTGATTTCGTCCATAACGAGAACCATTTGAATTTGATCCTTGACGCAATCAGTGCGTGCCCGACCCAAACGACATATTTTGTACCACAAGGAAGTCTATAA
- the panC gene encoding pantoate--beta-alanine ligase — MLLVKTIDELREQLKPLARQGKKIGLVPTMGALHNGHGALIKASAAECDVTVVSVFLNPIQFGKNEDLGKYPVRLEADVKLAESMGADYVFAPSVAEMYPDGSPMTTVRDEKLEEMYCGAYRPGHFRGVLTVVSKLFNISGADVAYFGEKDYQQVFMIEKMVRDLNFDIKIVRVPIVREESGLALSSRNEYLSSDEKYKALGIHEGLKKAKIAYSSGERGVAKLRDLVLKSILGNRGIVQYVEIVDRRTLQRCNGLLPDDIPVTILVAAFFGKTRLIDNIEL; from the coding sequence ATGCTTTTAGTCAAGACGATTGACGAACTTCGCGAACAGTTGAAACCTCTCGCTAGACAAGGAAAAAAGATCGGGCTCGTACCCACGATGGGTGCGCTCCACAACGGGCATGGCGCGCTCATCAAGGCGTCTGCCGCGGAATGTGACGTGACCGTGGTGAGTGTTTTCTTGAACCCGATTCAGTTTGGCAAGAACGAAGACCTCGGAAAGTATCCCGTGCGCCTCGAAGCCGACGTGAAACTTGCCGAGTCCATGGGGGCCGATTACGTGTTCGCTCCGTCTGTTGCCGAAATGTATCCCGATGGTTCGCCGATGACGACGGTCCGCGACGAAAAACTCGAGGAAATGTATTGCGGCGCTTACCGCCCCGGCCATTTCCGTGGCGTGCTTACCGTAGTTTCCAAGTTGTTCAATATTTCGGGCGCGGATGTCGCTTACTTTGGTGAGAAGGATTACCAGCAGGTGTTCATGATCGAGAAGATGGTGCGCGACCTGAATTTCGACATCAAGATTGTGCGCGTTCCCATTGTGCGTGAGGAATCGGGCCTTGCCCTTTCTAGCCGCAACGAATACCTCTCTTCGGACGAGAAGTACAAGGCGCTCGGCATCCACGAAGGGCTCAAGAAGGCAAAGATTGCCTACAGTTCGGGTGAACGCGGCGTTGCTAAGCTCCGTGACCTTGTGTTGAAATCGATTCTCGGCAATCGCGGCATCGTGCAGTACGTGGAAATTGTCGACCGCAGGACGCTCCAGCGCTGCAACGGGCTCCTCCCAGACGATATCCCGGTGACAATCCTTGTCGCTGCGTTCTTCGGAAAGACTCGCTTGATCGACAATATCGAGCTGTAG
- a CDS encoding FISUMP domain-containing protein — protein MNKKYCLWTVLLWAVLLLVSACGDDGTSANSDVLGDSDELTSLSVVSSSGKASHSSVADSVEILPDSSSDKKTASSSSSSSAGNVRRSSSSSKKVASSSSVKIASSSSVLVLDSARLCTPGYMYCSRPIGADSLQAGAYKKFTDSRNGRTYFYLTINGKNRNGDSASVTVMAENLNIGEMVDGSKDQSDDKAIERYCYDNDTTKCEKYGGLYQWAEMMQLPSRCNKESCAELIQPNHQGICPEGWHLLTSDDFYIVVNTNGIDDDYRAMELRAAGYGGLNGSGFSLIGAGLNWVYSFMGLDQYTYWHYPEENSQNLAEWSNAAWQSRYTTETYTDIHAEKINGYSVRCTMNETESAPE, from the coding sequence ATGAATAAGAAGTATTGCCTTTGGACTGTGCTGTTATGGGCTGTTCTTCTTTTGGTATCCGCTTGCGGGGACGATGGGACATCTGCAAACAGCGATGTTCTCGGTGACAGTGACGAACTGACAAGTTTGTCGGTCGTATCGAGTAGCGGTAAGGCGAGTCACTCTTCTGTGGCCGACTCGGTCGAGATTCTCCCGGATTCCTCTAGCGACAAAAAAACGGCATCCTCGTCATCCAGCAGTTCTGCGGGAAATGTCAGAAGAAGCTCCAGCTCCAGCAAAAAGGTGGCATCGAGTAGTAGTGTGAAAATTGCATCAAGTAGTTCTGTTCTTGTTCTTGATTCGGCAAGATTATGTACACCGGGCTATATGTATTGTTCTCGTCCGATTGGAGCTGATAGTTTACAAGCTGGAGCTTATAAGAAATTTACGGATAGCCGTAATGGGCGAACGTATTTTTATTTGACGATTAATGGAAAAAATCGCAATGGAGATTCTGCTTCTGTTACGGTAATGGCAGAAAATTTGAATATTGGTGAGATGGTGGACGGATCAAAAGATCAGTCAGATGACAAAGCAATAGAGCGTTATTGCTATGATAACGATACCACAAAATGCGAAAAATATGGGGGCCTGTACCAGTGGGCTGAAATGATGCAGTTACCGAGTCGCTGCAACAAGGAAAGTTGCGCCGAACTAATACAACCGAACCATCAAGGAATCTGCCCGGAGGGCTGGCATCTGTTGACTTCCGATGACTTTTACATTGTCGTAAATACAAATGGAATTGATGATGACTATAGAGCCATGGAACTTCGTGCTGCGGGATACGGAGGGCTTAACGGTAGTGGATTCAGTTTGATTGGAGCAGGCCTTAATTGGGTTTATTCATTCATGGGGTTAGATCAATATACCTATTGGCACTATCCTGAGGAAAATTCGCAAAATTTGGCAGAATGGTCTAACGCTGCATGGCAATCAAGATATACAACAGAAACATATACCGATATTCATGCGGAAAAAATAAATGGTTATTCAGTCCGTTGTACGATGA